Within Thermogemmatispora onikobensis, the genomic segment TAAGAGCCGTCGAGCTGGGTCTGGCGGAGAAGGGCGTGGTTGAAGTTGGAGGCGGGCAGGAATACCCTGCTCAGACGGCGATGGGAGAGATCGAGGCCATGCAAGTCCAGGCCGCCATCGACGAGGCGCAGCTGGTGGTGCCATTCGGACTCAGCGATCCATTGCTCGTGCTTCTGGAGGCGCTCCTGCCAAAAGGTGGTCTGGTGGGAGGCCACCCACTGGAGCCAGCGGTGGACGCTTTCGCCAGTGAGGCGATCACGACCGAATTCCAAGCGACTTTCTAAGATTTTGTCAAACAGGAAGCTCAGCTCAGGTTCGCTGTCGCTAAGAATGAACCAGTCCACCCAGTTAGGGGCGGCGCTGTCAGAGGAGGTAGACTCGCTGGGTAGGCTCAGATCGATCCAGTCGGCGCGGACGGACTCCAGGCCGGTGGCACCGAAGAAGGAGGCGCCCCAGAGGCGGGCGCCGGTGAGATCAGCGCCGGTGAGATCAGCCTGGAAAAAGGAGGCTTGCTGCAGATTGGCCTGCCGGAAGGAGGTGCCCAGGAGGCGGGCGTGGTCGAAGCGGGCCAGGCGCAAGGAGGCCTCAGAGAGGTCGGCCTCAGAGAGGTCGGCCTCGGAGAAGTCGGCGCGCTCAGCCTGCAGGCGGTGGAGCATGGCCCCGCGCCAGAGGGTCTGCCAGCAGAGAGCCTGGGCGAGGGAGGCGTCGGGGGCCTGAGCCTGCAGGAAGTGGGAGGAGGAGAGGACGGCCCCGGAGAGGTTTGTGTGAGCGAGCAGGGAGCCGGCGAAGGAGCAGGAGCGCAGGAAGGCTTCCTGGAGGGGGCGACCGGAGAGGTCGAGCTGGGAGAGATCGAGGCCAGTGGCCTGCCAGCGCTGGCCCTGCTTATGAGGAGGAACGAGCCAGCGCTCGTGGTCCTGCAGGTGGCGCGAGACAGCATCAGGCAAAGGTCGGGTCATGTGCCATCCTCACTTTCTGGGTCAGGGAGATCAGAAGCATCAGCGACGTCTGGCTCATGGTCACTCCTGTAGGGCCTCGAGGCCAGGAGGAAGGGGCGAACTGGCAGCCCAGCGTAGCCAGCGGTGGGCTGCCTCCCCGAAGAGGGGTTCAGGCTGGTCGAGCGGGCCGACGTCGAGCCAGTCGGCGCGGACGGACTCGAGGCCGATGGCGCCGAAGAGGAGGGTCCGCCAGAGGTGAGCGCCGGAGAGGTCGGCGCCGGAGAGGTCGGCGCGGGCCAGGATGGTGCGGCGCAGCTCGGCGCCGCGCAGGCAGGCGTGCTGGAGGCAGGCCCAGTAAAAGTCAGCGCCGGAGAGGTCGGCCTGAGAGAGGTCGGCCTGGGAGAGGTCGGCCAGCTTGAAGGAGGCGCCATTGCCGACCAGGCTGCGGAGGCTGGCCTGCCGGAAGCGGGCTTTCCAGCAAACTGCTTTCGCGAGGCGGGCTTCATCGAGGGTGGCGCCGTTGAAAGAGCAGGAGGCCAGCCAAGCCTCTGCGAGATTGCAGCCGCGCAGGAGGGCGCCGTCGAAGGTGGAGGAGGAGAGGCGGGCTTCAACCAGCAGGTGGCCAGAGAGGTCAAGGCCATGCAGGTCGAGGCCCTTGGAGTCGAACTGGTCCAGGATGGGAGAGCGCTCGCGTCCGTCGGTTTGCTGCCAGTGCTCGTATGCTCGGAGCCAGTCGAAGAGTTGGGGAGGACGGGAATGCGCGGGGGCCTGCAAGAGCCAGCGGCGGGCGGCCTCCCCGAAGAGGGGTTCAGGCTGGTCGGGCGGGCCGACGTCGAGCCAGTCGACGCGGACGGACTCCAGGCCGGAGGCATGCGAGAAGACGGCGCGCCAGAGGCGGGCGCCGGTGAGATCAGCGCCGGAGAGGTCGGCGCCGAAGAAGGAAGCCTGGTGCAGGGTGGCCTGGCGCAGGCAGGTCTGGCGCAGGCGGGCGTGGTCGAAGCGGGCCAGGCGCAAGGAGGCCTCAGAGAGGTCGGCCTCGGAGAAGTCGGCCTCGGAGAAGTCGGCACGCTCAGCCTGCAGGCGGTGGAGCATGGCCCCGCGCCAGAGGGTCTGCCAGCAGAGAGCCTCGGCGAGGGAGGCGTCGGGAGCCTGAGCCTGCAGGAAGTGGGAGGAGGAGAGGACGGCCCCGGAGAGGTTTGTGTGAGCGAGCAGGGAGCCGGCGAAGGAGCAGGAGCGCAGGAAGGCTTCCTGGAGGGAGCGACCGGAGAGGTCGAGCTGGGAGAGGTCGAGGCCAGTGGCCTGCCAGCGCTGGCCCTGCTTATGAGGGGGAACGAGCCAGCGCTCGTGGTCCTGCAGGTGGCGCGAGACAGCATCAGGCAAAGGTCGGGTCATGTGCCATCCTCACTTTCCTAAAGAAGGAGCAGAAAGCTCCTACCTCACGCTCTCTCTTTATACCATATCAGCCTATAGGGTTCAAGCAGCGGAAGCAACAGCAACCCTGACATATGGGGCCGAAATGTCGGGTATGCCTGGCGGTGCTGGCGGATGAGGATACCATAGAATCCGATTCTTCCAGCCCGGATCTGCTTGCTGTAGTAGTTGCTCCAGTTGCTGCAGGTCTTGTAGCTTGAGGTTGGGGTCGGAGCAATCAATAATGACATTCTCTTTGGTCCTTTTAAGCTCGTCGCTAATATTACTAAGCCACTGTGTCACAGTCTCTCTGCTATCAAGGCGCTTCACGTCCCATTCCGTGCCAGTTCCGTCTACGAAATCGGCCCCGCTGTGATCGCTTCGCCAGATAGGCAGAGGAAGCTTCCCCTGCGCAGCTAAACCAAGGGCCACCCTCGCCTCGCCGTATTGGAGTTTATTCGGCCCTATGTCATAAACAAGGGAGAGAATCCAGATCTCGAACGCCTCAGGGCTACCGGCCACTGGTTGCAGCTGTTGAAAGGCCTGTTCAAGGGCCTTGATTTGGTTCCAATCAACTGGCAAGGAAGCTGCCTTATCGGCTAGCGTGATTATCTTTTCCCAGATCTTGTTGACCAGGTCCTGTTGGCCTTTCAAATCCGAGATGTTCAAGCGTTGTTTAAAAGAGATGTAGAGAGATGTAAATGCAAGAAGCAGCTTAGTGTCATCGTTGCCTAGAGATGAGATCTGTAGGAGTGAAAAGGGTAATTTTCCCTTAATCTTGTTTATTAGCATTAAAAGTTCTGTAACTGTCAGATCCCCGTACTTCTGCTGAAGCTCTCGGAGCGAGCTTTCGGAAATGCCCAAGCGCTTGGCAAGCTCTGCGATCTCCTGGTCTGACAGGTCTTTCAGCTTGGCCGAGGCATTGTAGGGAATAACGGAAGGTAAATCAAGAGTCACAGCTGAAGAGATCTGGTCGGGGTCACCTGGCAGTGGCGGCAGAGGCTCATTGGCCAGCCCTACCATGTTCCTCTGCCAGGCTACCAGGGCATCGTAAGCAGGTGCAAGCTGCTGAGCGGATTCTAGCCCTACTCGAGAAAGCCACTGCAGGACATAGGAAACGAGGGTCGGACCAAAATCCAATGGAGGGGAGAAAGGGGGCAGCTCCGGTGCAGGTGCCGACACAGGTGCAGGCTCGGACACGGGGGCCTCAGGAGCTGGAGGAGCCTGTGGTGGCCTCTCCAGAATGCTAGTGTTTCCCTGGGAAATCTGTAGGCTGACATTGTGGGCCCAGGAGATCAGCTGATCAAGAAGGTGATCACTGTTAGAAAGCGTCGAGCCGACGCGTGGTGAGGGTCCTGCATCTTGCCAATCGCACAGGCTACGCTCCGTCTGCAGATAGCGATTGACCAGATCAAAGAAAGCATCGGCGGCTCGGCCTCTGAATAAAGCGTCGCCACCCAGGAGCGGCGCAAGGGCATTGGCAAAGTCACGGACAGCCTGCTTATAGGTTGCATCGAGGGCCCTAATGGCATCTTGAGGCAGCAGGGCTAAAGGTTGGACAACATAGGCATCAAACTGTTGGAAGAGATCCATATATCCGCTCATCCTGCTCCTCCGTTAGAAAGCGGTGGGGTTGTCAGAAGAGGGGGCATAACCGTGCGCAGGCTGACTGGTCTGGCTGCTCTGTTGGAAGCGAGACTGCATCTGCTGATCCAGGTCCCCGACTTGCTGAATGAGATCAAAGAGAGCCTGAGCTAGCTTGATCTGCCAGTCATAAGCAGCGCGCAGGCGCCTGGCATACGGGACCAGGACACTCCTGAGATACGAGCGGACTTCTATCGTAGAGAGGCGGCTTTGATGTTGCTCATACTGGTACTGAGCGGGATTAGTAGGGCTATCGTCCCACCAGCGATCAACAGCGCGATCAATGACTCCGGCTGGCGTCGGTGGGGGATAATAGCCATCCGGGCTCTCCTCATCGAGCCAGCACTGAACGCTGGCCCAGCTCTGATCGTGCTGGTCGCGTGCTAACGATGCTTTTACAAGGATCGTCGCAGCTGCATTGCGCAAAGCATCGAGAGGATAGAGTACCCAATCGCTGGAGCGGTTGGCTGGATCATCTGGCCGAGTAAAAGGCATCGTCCCCTCCTCTGAGCTGGTATACTACGCCAATAAGCAGTAAGCTATCCTCGTCTTATTAGCGATCTGTCAGCGCTTCCATACTAGCGGCTTGCTACCTAGTATAATTTCTCATGCTAACTATTTCAATATTACTATTTTACTAATATGTAACACGAATGCCTGCTAAGAAAGTGCAGAGTCGCTTACCTTTAGAGTGGTCTGCTCTGCTCTGGAAGAAAGACTCAGATTGCTAGGGCCAAATTAGCTCAAGCAAGAAAGTTTCTTTGAGTCTTCAATATCTTCAAGAGCGCTAGGAGCCGGGAGCAGCGAGATGACAAAGCGATCTGATCTGGTCAGGCGAAGCAGGGATAGAGACAAATAAAAAAATTCCAGTGCCGTACGCGCTCATAGGCACTGGAATCGCCGCATCTGATAGTGATACCGGGGCACAATAAAAGAAAGCAACGAAAGGGGTAAAGAAAGAATAAAGAGGAGTAGAGCGAGAGAGGCCGCCAGCCGCCTACTCCTCCTCGACCACGCCCATCACATCGCTTTCGCGCAGGATCAGCAGCTCCTCATCGTCGATCTTAATCTCGGTACCAGAATACTTGGAGAAGAGCACATGATCGCCGACATTGACCTCCGGCTTCACACGCTGACCATTATCGAGCAGCTTGCCGGGGCCAACCGCCAGGACCAGCCCCTGCTGTGGCTTCTCCTTGGCCGTATCGGGGAGCACGATGCCGGTCTTCGTCACCGACTCGCGCGTCACCGGCTTCACCAAAACACGATCAGCCAATGGGCGAACCTTCTCACCTGCGGTCGACATAGACTCTACCTCCCTTGCAAAAAACAGATAGCATCGTCAGCGCAGGTCGCCACCGCGCTCGCCTCCGGTGAGCTTCGCGGCGTGGCGTG encodes:
- a CDS encoding pentapeptide repeat-containing protein produces the protein MTRPLPDAVSRHLQDHERWLVPPHKQGQRWQATGLDLSQLDLSGRPLQEAFLRSCSFAGSLLAHTNLSGAVLSSSHFLQAQAPDASLAQALCWQTLWRGAMLHRLQAERADFSEADLSEADLSEASLRLARFDHARLLGTSFRQANLQQASFFQADLTGADLTGARLWGASFFGATGLESVRADWIDLSLPSESTSSDSAAPNWVDWFILSDSEPELSFLFDKILESRLEFGRDRLTGESVHRWLQWVASHQTTFWQERLQKHEQWIAESEWHHQLRLVDGGLDLHGLDLSHRRLSRVFLPASNFNHALLRQTQLDGSYLASCSFLHASLDLANLSWSLCWKSRFRQATLRRLDASHASFWLADLSGTDLTASQLSQVDFSYATLTQARLCECQLEHACFTHADLTGADLTGARLWGASFFGAIGLESVRADWLDVGPLDQPKPLFGEAARRWLLQAASAPPSP
- the groES gene encoding co-chaperone GroES — its product is MSTAGEKVRPLADRVLVKPVTRESVTKTGIVLPDTAKEKPQQGLVLAVGPGKLLDNGQRVKPEVNVGDHVLFSKYSGTEIKIDDEELLILRESDVMGVVEEE
- a CDS encoding pentapeptide repeat-containing protein, translating into MTRPLPDAVSRHLQDHERWLVPPHKQGQRWQATGLDLSQLDLSGRSLQEAFLRSCSFAGSLLAHTNLSGAVLSSSHFLQAQAPDASLAEALCWQTLWRGAMLHRLQAERADFSEADFSEADLSEASLRLARFDHARLRQTCLRQATLHQASFFGADLSGADLTGARLWRAVFSHASGLESVRVDWLDVGPPDQPEPLFGEAARRWLLQAPAHSRPPQLFDWLRAYEHWQQTDGRERSPILDQFDSKGLDLHGLDLSGHLLVEARLSSSTFDGALLRGCNLAEAWLASCSFNGATLDEARLAKAVCWKARFRQASLRSLVGNGASFKLADLSQADLSQADLSGADFYWACLQHACLRGAELRRTILARADLSGADLSGAHLWRTLLFGAIGLESVRADWLDVGPLDQPEPLFGEAAHRWLRWAASSPLPPGLEALQE